A window from Canis aureus isolate CA01 chromosome 23, VMU_Caureus_v.1.0, whole genome shotgun sequence encodes these proteins:
- the LOC144295465 gene encoding olfactory receptor 52P1-like yields the protein MQFTNYSQQNPNSFLLMGIPGLEASHFWIAFPFCSMYALAVFGNMAVLLVVRSEPALHQPMYLFLCMLSIIDLVLCTSTVPKLLALFWTNDTEINFGACATQMFFIHGFSAVESGILLAMAFDRYLAICQPLHYGSLLPPEAVGKLAAAAVFRGLGLMTPLTCLLARLSYCSRVVAHSYCEHMAVVKLACGGTRPNNIYGITAATLVVGTDSICIAVSYALILRAVLGLSSKEARAKTFGTCGSHLGVILLFYTPGLFSFYTQRFGQHVPRHIHILLADLYLVVPPMLNPIIYGMKTKQIRVGALRLLKRGIVQS from the coding sequence ATGCAGTTCACAAACTACAGCCAGCAGAACCCAAACTCTTTTCTGCTCATGGGAATTCCTGGCCTGGAGGCATCTCACTTTTGGATTGCATTTCCCTTCTGCTCCATGTATGCACTAGCAGTGTTTGGCAACATGGCAGTGCTGCTGGTGGTGCGATCGGAGCCTGCCCTGCACCAGCCCATGTACCTATTCCTATGTATGCTGTCCATCATTGACCTGGTACTCTGCACTTCTACTGTGCCCAAGCTCCTTGCACTTTTTTGGACAAATGATACTGAGATCAACTTTGGGGCCTGTGCTACCCAGATGTTTTTTATCCATGGCTTTTCAGCTGTTGAATCTGGTATCCTGCTAGCAATGGCCTTTGACCGCTACTTGGCCATCTGCCAGCCACTCCACTATGGGTCATTGTTGCCTCCAGAGGCTGTGGGCAAGCTGGCAGCTGCTGCTGTGTTTCGTGGCTTGGGGCTCATGACCCCACTCACCTGCTTACTGGCAAGACTGAGCTACTGTAGCCGAGTGGTGGCCCATTCCTACTGTGAGCATATGGCTGTGGTAAAGCTGGCATGTGGGGGCACACGGCCAAACAACATCTATGGCATCACTGCTGCCACACTAGTTGTGGGCACAGACTCAATTTGCATCGCTGTCTCCTATGCGCTCATCCTCCGGGCTGTGTTAGGCCTCTCCTCCAAAGAAGCAAGGGCTAAGACATTTGGTACTTGTGGCTCCCACCTGGGTGTCATTCTTCTCTTCTATACACCAGGACTCTTCTCATTCTACACACAACGCTTTGGCCAGCATGTTCCCCGGCACATCCACATCCTCCTGGCTGACCTCTACCTTGTTGTACCACCCATGCTCAACCCTATCATCTATGGCATGAAGACCAAACAGATCCGGGTTGGAGCCCTTCGACTGCTGAAGCGGGGCATTGTTCAGTCTTAA